The DNA segment atcaaaataacttgaaattttctaaggaatctatttctgcaataaaaaaatggtgttctaatttgaaaaactgaagttgacgtcatttccggaaaaaccggagttgctcatgccttgaaaatattttagatttcatcagcatcgtgaaatacttataagtgctgaatttcatgaaaatacgttcagtagtttccagtataaatatgggtgaggttcttcgtgaaagaccctgtataagtcTCCACATCACCACACATACGATCCCATGTTTCATTCTTATTATCTATTATCATCTTTCTGAATTTTGACCGCTCTCTCCTGTAAATTATCCTGTCATCCTCTTTTTTGGTATTTAGCCAGGCATGGTATGCGTTTTGTTTGATCCCTTTTTGTGCTTCCAGCCCTTCATTCCATGTTGAAGTGCTGTTTGTAAAATTATGTCTTGGTTCATCCTTGCCTAATGCTTCCAATGCGGTAGCTTTCAGTGATTCTGTGATGTGTGAATAAAGGATGATTGTGTCCTGTTCTAAAACACGTAGATCTAGTCTGGTATAGCCCCTTTGTAATTTTATCATAGAATCCCTGTATCTTATATTTAGTCTCAGCTGATGTCTGCTCCAGGTTGTCTTCAGCGCTTTCAGTTCGTGGTAACCGCCTGAAAAATATCTCAATGGAACCCTTCAGCAGGTAGTGGTCTGATACACACTCCACACATCTGTACACCCTAACATATCCTACTTTCCGTGGTGTTTCTCCTCTCAATATGATGTAATCTATAATATAATCGATCTCAACTGTCTTGTATCCTGGTACCCTGTAAACTTGTGAATGTCTCTATGTGGAAAAAAACCATTCATAATCTTCAGATTAAATTGTCTGCAAATATCTATAGTTCTTTGATCGTTGTTGTTGAGCACATCTTCGCCATATCTTCCTACTATTTGGTCGTTGTATCTCTTACCAGTTCTGGCATTCATATCTTCCATAAGAATGACTTCTCTATGTTGGCCAATTGTTGACAAAACTTGCTCCAATTTTGAATAAAAGGTGTCTTTCTCTTCCACAATGGCATCATCGTTAGGTACTATTATGGTAGCTTTGTGTCCATAAATGATTAGGTTCACTGTGACTATTCTCTCATTTACAGCTTCCCAGCCTCTCAACTGTTTTTTGTATGTTTTGTTTACAAGAATTGATACCCCCTTCGCTGCTCTAGCAGACTTGGATACTCCAGATATGAACATAATTTCCTAGATCTTCTATTACTGatcctttcttttttgtttccgTCAGAACCGCCATAGATATATAATATGTAATTGTTTCAGTCCTTTCAATATATCTTCCGTTTTCCCTCTTAATCCTTGCACATTCCTTGTTCCGAAATTCAAAATCCTTGTCCTTTGCCGTGGTCGTACTCCTTTATATCCATCCTGGTTCCGAGGCTTCATATTGGGCTTTTTAGCGAATTATTTTTTTACGTATGGTAGGGAAATGGCCTACCGCTTCAACCCTCCTCCTTTGCCCGGGGCTTGGGACCGTCAACAGTGAGGACAagctactcaatccacccatCACTACTGCAGGCGGAGTTATTATCATACAttgtaatatttgaaataaaataattacagTTTTTGTGACGTTCTACCCAGAAACCTGCAAAAACCCGAACCTTTCATCCATTTGGTCCATCCAGGAAACCGCATGGAGTTTGCATTGTTTGCTCAGTGGTGAGTTTTACTGATATAttgattttggggcttgaaagaaaaatcatgatattctcaGGACTGtcctgaaaatatttatatttcataaGTCGTCTGAAAAGCTTTCTGAAGtaaacaaacccataaaatttgatcgaaatcaaatttaggccaatgtttttgaacaccccgtatctcctaaactaatagccttaggatacaaaacaagcaacttTTTGGGAGGCCTGGATATCTATTATCActattaggctatggccaagtACTCATGAAACGCTATCCTATACGATTTCATTGTTAAATGTAGGATATAGGTTATATATTGTTAACCAATGTATCTTCCCTATGTTATAAATCCCACCTTACCATGGCTCATTTCTGTTTGTGTAGGAAGGGATGAATCACTTTGACCAGTCCCTTTGTATCCCTGTCTTTGGTAGTTATAATGAATTGTCAGTTATAGTGATAAACAGTTTATATATTGATATTTAGAAATACATTACTTACACATACTTTCCCAATTTTGTTCATCCGTGAAATTGTCTCGATAGGTTTTACCCGTGCACACAAATCTATATAAAACGCTTTCAGAAATCTTGAACTCGATCAACAACTACCAATTTGTTATTGTTGATTTCTGAAATAATTACTATCGATGGTACTGGGGGTAATTTTGGTATTACCAACGGGAAGACAACTTTTTACTTTTCTCCTTATGATCGTCTTGTTTCAGAGTGCCTTTTACTTGAAATCATTGAATGTGCAAGACGATCCTTACAATGAATCTGTAGTTTTGGCTGGTCCAGGAAATATCAGGAAGAAAACCTCCAACTTAACATCCATACTAGAAGTTCCTATTGGTTGTGATGGAAGAATTTTTCCCCAATATACTGCTATACTTCATCAACTCAATCACCAAGCAATAGAAGGAACTATTTCAGAAGTTATTAGGTTACCCATTGTTGGATGGAAGATTAAAGTTTATCATAACGTAGCTGTGAGGGAAAGAAGGCAGGCTTTAGAGCAAATTCCTGACGGAGGTAGGTTCAGTTTTGaggatttttcaatttcaccgtTAGAAAGTCGTTAGAACATGGAGTGTTCATTGAAACTCAACTcaattgattgaatttttcagcggcattttcattgaaaatactatataaaaaatattacgtGGTACCTAATTCATGCACACAGAAAATGTCCAGtacttcaattttcaaaaaatttttttccagcgTCCCTcaattttttatgcatgcacGCATTCTTTATGTGTGATCTGTCATATCTTACCAAGTATCGTGAAGCTTCCTCAAATTATTGAATCAGCACTATCAATCGACAATCAATCCACAACGAGATCCACAACTTATCGATGTCGGATTCGAATGTCGGAAATCTAATTGTACCCGACACTTGAAGGTAGGGCCGCGAAAAGATGGGAAAAGGGGATTACTGTCGAGTTATGCCCAGCAGTAGTACCACAAGCTCACGCCAAACATTCTCGACAGTGATCTCATTTCCTCATCTCATCATACTTGTCATTTGATGAATTAAATTAGTTTCTTAAGAAACTAATTTGATCAATTTTTACAAGTTCATTATATGTTTTCAATTAATACCCAATTAGTTAATTCAAATTACGGAAAAAGAGTTGATGCCACTTAAGATAATTCATTTTGATGCAATTTGAGTTCTAggcgaatattttttttttataaaatgatTGCTTGTTTATCAGCTTGTAAAAAAGTGTCAATTGAAGGATTAATTTAGTAGTTTTCacattattgattttttcgaatacaattctcaaaaaaatttagaaaagaTCCATTTTTTACTAATAAtcaataataatactaataataaCTCTTTATTTCATATATGAAATAAATACTACATACATTACTTACTATAGTATGTAACTTAGTATGTAGACTTACATACATAAGAGAAATGGTGTCAAGCCACGATAGTTAAACCAAGTAATCATACAAACAATATGGTTCCAATTCAAATTTAAAATCCCTCACTTTTCTGTTAAACAGTttgaaattgttcagcctctttaTATTATCATGTAGCTTATTGAAAATCTTGATGCACATAGGAAGGGTGCTTCTCGGTTGAAGATAATCTATATATAGGATAGTGTAAATTCAAAGATCGTAGAGGGTAGTTGCTCCTAGTTGTGTGGGCTGAGAAAATATTCTTATTCTTGAAAAAGAAAACAAGAACTCAACTAAATATATACCATAGGTAGTAAGCAATTTGTTTCTTCTAAATACACCTCTACATGActgattgaatttcattttgatcATATACCTTACAATTTACCTTTTTTGCATAACGAACAGTCTTTCTACTTCACTTCATGATACCCAAAAAATGACACCGTAGCGTAGCAAAGACTCAAAATTGGCGAAGTATTCCGTCTTCAACTTCTGAACTCTTAAATGCTCTGAAAAAGTCCTGACAACGTATCCAACTAAGTGATCTATTTGGTAAGACCACCCCAGATACCCATCAAATATACACCCAGAAACTTGACATCACCCTCAATTTTTACTTCATTACCATCTAAGGAAAGGGCACTGTCTCTTTAGATGGTAATCTAATCAATCTCTTAGTGCTGAACAGAACAGCTGATGTCTTACTATTATTCATAACTAATTTATTCTTTGCGAaccatatttttatttgttgaaaTATGACTCCAACTCAGATTTAACATCATTGAAATCGAACACTCTAGTGATAGACACCCTTCGCGATCGTTCAGACAGATAAGAAGCCATCCACTTCATCACATTGCTCTTGATTACCAATCTCTCGAGCTTTTTCAATAAGAATGGCCTGAATAAACAGTCATAGGCGCTGGCCAGATCTATAACCAAACCAAGATCAAGCTTATCGTCCTCAATATGCATTGTTTTACTACTCTTTCGGTGAATTGATACAGCGAACTGAGCGTCCTACCAAGTAACCATGCTGAGAAGCGTTGGACATTACAATCATTCAAGAACTTCATCATCAATCTCTTACACATAAAATGTtcataaattttcgaaaaacaaaatactAATTGGTCTAtaacaaagatattacacaccaagatgGAGCATCCCTATACTGAATGCATGGAATGTTTTGTCCGCATAATAAACACTGAATGTTTACAAACAAACGCGGCAATATTAAACagaaaccagtggcgtagttgaaaagttgtaaataataatatgtaatatCTTTTATAATAGCGGTGTGAAGAATAGTAATGATGGGTGTAtatgaatttgataattacatcaattcgtttggaaaataaaattgtttgatataATTTCTCgttaaattgaactgaaatgaccTGAGGCACGAATTGTTTTCGATATAACTCCGAAGTTTTAAAAGAAATCTTCGCACAAATGGTTATGATATtccgtaaaaaaatttcttttactgCTTGCAGACCGCCCCTATTCAACCCTGGGATATCAATTCGGGGTACCAATCTGAAGCACGAATTTTTCCCATATATCTCCGAAGTTTTAACGAGAGTCAAAACGAAATATTCACACATATGATTGTCGACTATCCAAAATATTTGTTTAGTATGATCCATAACATTGCCATACATCGAGGTATTTCAGGTTTTGCACTAGGCCGTTCACTTATTGTGCCAAgggaaattttttgataaaggtagatttcaaaaaaaattgctaAACCACTGATgtgagaaaaaatttattttttcaataattccaaaaatacagattCGATCATGTTGATAGCTAGTATTTCAGTAGAAAATAATATGTGATATAGCCTTAAATTTTGTTTTCTACATTTTATTTAGAAATTAAtcacaataattcattaaaatttgcTTTTGTAGTCGAACAGGAATAGAAGAAATATTCCtatagaaaaaatgaacaaaatcttATAAGAACAattcttaattattattatactacTCCATCCGGAAAAACATTACAGTACAATGACATAAATTAATAGGTCAATAAGGAGCTCACAAAATTAACTAAGACTCAGACAATTCTCAAAATAGTTAATGCGTCTTTATCAAAATTATACTTTAAATTTAAATGATTGAATGTTCTTATTAAATGATTGAAAACATaatactgacaaaaaattcCTTTATAAAAACATATCACAATAATCCTGTAGCTCAACATTTATATGCAACATTTATAATAAGAGGGACTATTTAAAAAGCATAATTCTTTTATTAGATTACTGAATTCATAGCTGAACTTGAATTAAGTATTAGAGATCTGAGATTTTTTGTTGGAGccttctttttctcttcctcatTGCTTCCAGTGCCCTCTTTTGTTCTCCAATTTTTCGTTTAGCAAGAGAGAAGGCATATTTTCCTCGTTTTGGTGACCTGAAATCTTCCTCAGTTACATCAccaacaaaactttttcttttccttcttGCTCTGAATTCTTTAGTATCGTGTAGTTTTGAGGAAACCAGTGTGTCTGATACATCTGCAGCTGCCAAAGTACAAGATGATTCTGAATTGGTAATTGTAGCAGACAAATCTGAAGCAGTTAATATAGCAGACAATTCTGAAGCTGTTGAAGTTTTAGATAGTTCAGAACCACTCAGTTTTGGGAATTCCTCTACTCTACCAATATCTGAGAGTGTCTGGGTCACACTCCTTCCATCTGAAGCAGTCGATGTGCAACAtgaactgaaatgaaaacatatcaaCATAAATTATGGTTGAAAATGATCGCAAGACTAACACTTTTTAAATGATTGTTTTCACCTGATGCATtcgaaataatattcaatacacTCACGTATTTGTATGTGGTGCTGCAAATTTTTCAGTATCAAATACTTCTAAGGAATCGACTTTGCCTTATAAATCTGAAGCGGCCAAAGCAACAGACATGTCTGTAGCAGATAAATCGAAAGCAGTCAACGTGGCAGATAAATCTGAAGCACTTGCGGTAGCAGACAAATCTGAAGTTTCTGATAATTCAGAACCAATCGATTTTGAGGACTCCCCAACTTTACCAACATCTGATGGGTCCTGGGTCATATACCTTTTGTCTGAAGCCGCTAATGTGTTACTTgaactgaaataaaatataaaaaattaggatTCTTCAATAAGAATTGTGTAATCCCTTGATTTATTATAGTAACATCATTTAAATGATTGATTTCACTCgatacattcaaaatattcagaatactCACCAAGGATCAGGCAATGAAATCCTGGATGGAATAGCTTCagttttcaaacttttttttccaaatttaaggATGAAATCTCCGTCACAGAAATGGTCAGAGCAAACATATACCCATTTGgaagattctgaaattttcagttttaacgGGTCCATCCATAATTTCTGTCGAGCACTATAAATAGGCATTCTAATGAGAGGAAAAATTCTTTAGTGATAAATTAAGCAATACGAAATTAGTAGTACGAGACTAATGAAAAAAGCTAGGTATCCCAAGCTACGCCTATGGAAAATATCGTTTGATGTTGTTTACTTACCGGTGCATGGATTTCCCACTGCTTTTACTGCTGATCTTTTTGCACACCACACAGCGATTCACCATTTTTGCAGTTTCTagttaaaaataattattgtctAACACCGTTTTCACGTAAATCGTCCAACAATAACGTTTGTATCATTCAAGATTCGAGAATATGTAAACATGTGGCCATTCGAAGTGGGTTGTTAAATAAACAACGTTGCCAAACTTCTTTCTTCTTCATCtccttatttttttatattaaatttaTGAACATAATTTCATTCTGTAACTTGGCTTAGAACATATCCTGAATTCATCAAGCATTAGTACTGTCAGTattatcatttattcaatagGCGATAcattttacattgaaataattatgtcATATTTCCTCTCGAACGGAAGCGAAAACCTGGGATTATATacttttccaaaaatattgcCAACGCTGCTTAACAATTCAGCATCATTCGGATAGCTTCGGAAAACACGATTCTTACAACCAATCGTTGtatgtggtttattgttttggttttgatcaTCACTTCGGCTTACTTCGGAAAAAACGATTCTTTCAACCAATCGTTGtatgtggtttattgttttggttctgatcaaaatataaacatatagctATCTTATTTCGAGGACGTTTTCTCTCTCACTATGCTctatcttggtgtgtaatatctttggtctATAACTTTCAAAAGAATCTATGTTCCCTTTTTTGTGTATGGGCTTTATCAATGCCAATTTCAAATGATTAGGAAATATACTATACTTGA comes from the Coccinella septempunctata chromosome 2, icCocSept1.1, whole genome shotgun sequence genome and includes:
- the LOC123307703 gene encoding uncharacterized protein LOC123307703 isoform X1, whose product is MVNRCVVCKKISSKSSGKSMHRMPIYSARQKLWMDPLKLKISESSKWVYVCSDHFCDGDFILKFGKKSLKTEAIPSRISLPDPCSCCTSTASDGRSVTQTLSDIGRVEEFPKLSGSELSKTSTASELSAILTASDLSATITNSESSCTLAAADVSDTLVSSKLHDTKEFRARRKRKSFVGDVTEEDFRSPKRGKYAFSLAKRKIGEQKRALEAMRKRKRRLQQKISDL
- the LOC123307703 gene encoding uncharacterized protein LOC123307703 isoform X2; its protein translation is MVNRCVVCKKISSKSSGKSMHRMPIYSARQKLWMDPLKLKISESSKWVYVCSDHFCDGDFILKFGKKSLKTEAIPSRISLPDPCSSNTLAASDKRYMTQDPSDVGKVGESSKSIGSELSETSDLSATASASDLSATLTAFDLSATDMSVALAASDL